A region of the Dehalococcoidales bacterium genome:
TGGGGCTCCAAAGGGAAACATCCGTAGATGTCTCACTCTCAGGAGGGAAATTAGTAGTAACGCCCATCGCTGAATCAAAGATGAGCCTGAAACAACTTCTGGCAAAGGTAACTAAAGATAATATGCATCACGAGATTTATACCGGGCCAGCCGTGGGGAACGAATCATGGTAAGCTCTCAGAGCTATGTCCCTCAACGCGGGGACGTAGTGTGGATTTCTTTGAACCCACAAGCTGGTCATGAACAGGCAGGCCGACGTCCTGCCGTAGTGATCTCAACTCAAGACTATAATGGTAAAGTAGGCATGGCAATCTTCTGCCCTATTACCAATCAAATCAAGGGATATCCATTCGAGGTCCTTATTCCTGCCGGTTTACCAGTAGAGGGTGCAATCTTATCCGACCAGATCAAGAGCTTGGATTGGCATGCTAGAAACGCGGAATTAATATTCGCTTTACCAGCTAACACTGTCGCGGAAGTGCTGCAGAAGTTGAACACCTTAATATCACAATAGCCAT
Encoded here:
- a CDS encoding AbrB/MazE/SpoVT family DNA-binding domain-containing protein, with product MRTSVQKWGNSLALRIPKSFADEVGLQRETSVDVSLSGGKLVVTPIAESKMSLKQLLAKVTKDNMHHEIYTGPAVGNESW